The following coding sequences lie in one Streptomyces sp. NBC_00510 genomic window:
- a CDS encoding VOC family protein gives MSDTRAMTGVLHHVELWVPELERADAEWGWLLGELGYVRYQRWDAGRSWRLGATYIVVERSPDLVEGPHERRRAGLNHLAFHVAGRAELDALVARSPRHGWTLMFPELHPYAGGEEHYAAYLENGDGFEVELVAGPDQT, from the coding sequence GTGAGTGACACGAGAGCGATGACGGGGGTGCTCCACCATGTCGAGCTGTGGGTTCCGGAGCTGGAGCGCGCGGACGCCGAGTGGGGCTGGCTGCTGGGCGAGCTCGGCTACGTCCGGTACCAGCGGTGGGACGCGGGCCGCAGCTGGCGGCTGGGGGCGACCTATATCGTCGTCGAGCGGTCACCGGATCTCGTCGAGGGGCCGCACGAGCGCCGCAGGGCGGGGCTGAACCACCTCGCGTTCCATGTGGCGGGCCGCGCGGAGCTGGACGCCCTGGTGGCCCGCTCGCCGCGGCACGGCTGGACGCTGATGTTCCCCGAGCTGCATCCGTACGCCGGTGGCGAGGAGCACTACGCCGCCTACCTGGAGAACGGCGACGGGTTCGAGGTGGAGCTGGTCGCGGGCCCGGATCAGACCTGA
- a CDS encoding acyltransferase produces MSRVVRAALVQTKWTGDKESMTDLHERYAREAAAQGAQVIGFQEVFNAPYFCQVQEPEHYRWAEPVPDGPTIVRMQALAKELRMVMVVPVYEIEQAGFYYNTAAVIDADGSYLGKYRKHHIPQVKGFWEKYYFKPGNLGWPVFDTAVGKVGVYICYDRHFPEGWRALGLAGAELVYNPSATSRGLSSYLWQLEQPAAAVANEYFVAAINRVGQEEYGDNDFYGTSYFVDPRGQFVGDVASDKEEELVVRDLDFGKIEEVRQQWAFYRDRRPDAYGPLTEA; encoded by the coding sequence ATGAGTCGAGTAGTGCGCGCCGCGCTCGTCCAGACGAAGTGGACCGGCGACAAGGAATCGATGACCGACCTCCACGAGCGGTACGCCCGCGAGGCGGCCGCCCAGGGGGCGCAGGTCATCGGCTTCCAGGAGGTGTTCAACGCCCCGTACTTCTGCCAGGTGCAGGAGCCCGAGCACTACCGGTGGGCGGAACCGGTGCCGGACGGCCCGACGATCGTGCGGATGCAGGCGCTCGCCAAGGAGCTCCGCATGGTGATGGTGGTGCCGGTCTACGAGATCGAGCAGGCGGGCTTCTACTACAACACCGCCGCCGTGATCGACGCCGACGGCAGCTACCTCGGCAAGTACCGCAAGCACCACATCCCGCAGGTCAAGGGCTTCTGGGAGAAGTACTACTTCAAGCCCGGCAACCTGGGCTGGCCGGTCTTCGACACGGCCGTCGGCAAGGTCGGCGTCTACATCTGCTACGACCGCCATTTCCCCGAGGGCTGGCGGGCACTCGGCCTCGCCGGCGCCGAACTGGTCTACAACCCCTCCGCCACCTCGCGCGGGCTCTCCTCGTACCTGTGGCAGCTGGAGCAGCCGGCCGCGGCCGTCGCCAACGAGTACTTCGTCGCCGCCATCAACCGGGTCGGCCAGGAGGAGTACGGCGACAACGACTTCTACGGCACGTCCTACTTCGTCGACCCGCGCGGTCAGTTCGTGGGCGACGTCGCCTCCGACAAGGAGGAGGAACTCGTCGTCCGCGACCTGGACTTCGGGAAGATCGAGGAGGTCCGTCAGCAGTGGGCCTTCTACCGGGACCGCCGCCCCGACGCCTACGGCCCGCTGACCGAGGCCTGA
- a CDS encoding GAF domain-containing protein, with the protein MAPHSPSDAPFLRLLARGAPAEEYERPVLTARAEGAPPAVLAEMEQAKLLALRVRAELEGRRRREAELSALFETAGDLAGLRDLDSVLQAIVQRARSLLGTDVAYLSLIDRKAGDTYMRVTEGSVSAEFQRVRLGMGEGLGGLVAQTALPYVTESYFDDERFRHTDPIDSAVHDEGLVAILGVPLVLGTGVIGVLYAADRRARVFERGQIALLASLASLAAVAIDTANLLEETRSALADLGTANETIRSHSAVLERASEVHDRLTELVLRGGGVDDVADAVAEVLSGTVRVVGTDRDPVPDALADAVARSRKDGHAVRQGETWTAAVTAGGELLGALVLHGHPELDPVDQRTLERAAMVTSLLLLARRTAAEAEQRFRGELLDDLLDAPQRDPALLRERAGRLRADLDAPHVVLAARVDEEHAGAAADRQRLWSAASHLAATRRGLAAARDGGTVLLLPLEPGSDASATARRIAQQLGTAVQAAVTVGASGPVHAPAGRPGAVALAYAEAQRCGDTLRALGRVGEGAAGDDFGFLGLLLTESRDVDGFVHRTIGAVADYDSRRGTDLVRTLDAYFASGMSPVRTKDALHVHVNTVAQRLERISHLLGADWQAPDRSLEIQLALRLHRLSAGQEGPPGPAGQV; encoded by the coding sequence ATGGCTCCCCACAGCCCTTCCGACGCACCCTTCCTGCGGCTGCTCGCCCGCGGGGCACCGGCCGAGGAGTACGAGCGGCCGGTCCTCACGGCCAGGGCCGAGGGCGCGCCCCCCGCCGTGCTCGCGGAGATGGAGCAGGCCAAGCTGCTGGCCCTGCGCGTGCGGGCGGAACTGGAGGGCCGGCGGCGGCGCGAGGCCGAGCTGTCGGCGCTGTTCGAGACGGCGGGCGACCTCGCGGGCCTGCGGGACCTGGACTCGGTGCTGCAGGCCATCGTGCAGCGGGCCAGGTCCCTGCTCGGCACGGACGTCGCCTACCTCAGCCTGATCGACCGGAAGGCTGGCGACACCTACATGCGGGTCACCGAGGGGTCGGTCTCCGCCGAGTTCCAGCGGGTGCGGCTCGGGATGGGGGAGGGGCTCGGCGGTCTGGTCGCGCAGACCGCGCTGCCCTACGTCACCGAGTCCTACTTCGACGACGAGCGCTTCCGGCACACCGACCCGATCGACTCGGCCGTGCACGACGAGGGCCTGGTGGCGATCCTCGGCGTGCCCCTCGTGCTGGGCACCGGCGTCATCGGGGTGCTGTACGCCGCGGACCGCCGGGCCCGGGTGTTCGAACGCGGCCAGATCGCCCTGCTGGCCTCCCTCGCCTCGCTCGCCGCCGTCGCCATCGACACGGCGAACCTGCTGGAGGAGACCCGGTCCGCGCTCGCCGACCTGGGCACCGCCAACGAGACCATCCGCAGCCACAGCGCCGTGCTGGAACGGGCCTCCGAGGTGCACGACCGGCTCACCGAGCTCGTCCTGCGCGGCGGCGGCGTGGACGACGTCGCGGACGCCGTCGCCGAGGTGCTCTCCGGGACGGTGCGGGTCGTCGGCACCGACCGCGACCCCGTCCCCGACGCGCTCGCCGACGCGGTGGCCCGCTCCCGGAAGGACGGCCACGCCGTACGGCAGGGCGAGACCTGGACGGCCGCCGTCACCGCGGGCGGCGAACTGCTGGGCGCCCTCGTGCTGCACGGCCACCCCGAACTCGACCCCGTCGACCAGCGCACGCTGGAGCGGGCCGCCATGGTCACCTCGCTGCTGCTGCTCGCCCGGCGCACCGCCGCCGAGGCCGAGCAGCGCTTCCGGGGCGAGCTCCTGGACGACCTGCTCGACGCCCCGCAGCGTGACCCCGCACTGCTGCGCGAACGCGCGGGCCGGCTCCGCGCGGACCTCGACGCCCCGCACGTCGTCCTCGCCGCCCGCGTCGACGAGGAGCACGCCGGGGCCGCAGCAGACCGGCAGCGGTTGTGGTCGGCCGCCTCCCACCTCGCCGCCACCCGGCGGGGTCTGGCCGCCGCACGCGACGGCGGCACCGTGCTGCTGCTCCCGCTGGAGCCGGGCTCCGACGCCTCCGCCACCGCCCGCCGGATCGCCCAGCAGCTGGGCACGGCGGTGCAGGCGGCCGTCACGGTGGGGGCGTCCGGCCCCGTCCACGCGCCGGCCGGCCGGCCCGGCGCCGTCGCCCTGGCCTACGCGGAAGCGCAGCGCTGCGGCGACACGCTGCGCGCCCTCGGCCGGGTCGGCGAGGGCGCCGCGGGCGACGACTTCGGCTTCCTCGGACTGCTGCTGACCGAGTCGCGCGACGTCGACGGGTTTGTGCACCGCACGATCGGCGCCGTCGCCGACTACGACAGCCGCCGGGGCACCGACCTCGTGCGCACCCTGGACGCCTACTTCGCCAGCGGGATGAGCCCCGTGCGCACCAAGGACGCCCTCCACGTGCACGTCAACACCGTCGCGCAGCGCCTGGAGCGCATCTCCCACCTGCTCGGCGCCGACTGGCAGGCCCCGGACCGTTCGCTGGAGATCCAGCTCGCGCTGCGCCTGCACCGGCTCTCGGCCGGGCAGGAGGGCCCGCCGGGCCCCGCCGGTCAGGTCTGA
- a CDS encoding MHS family MFS transporter, translating to MATPAPAPTAPGSLRRIVAASLIGTTIEWYDFFLYGSAAALVFNKLFFPNEEPLVGTLLSFLTYAVGFAARPVGALVFGHYGDRLGRKRLLVLSLLLMGGATFCIGLLPTFSTIGVAAPVLLTMLRLVQGFALGGEWGGAVLLVSEHGDAKRRGFWASWPQTGAPAGQLLATGVLSALTALLSDDAFTSWGWRIPFLLSGVLVMVGLWIRLSVDESPVFKAALARAEARKAEESTIERLPLVSVLRDHWRDVLVAMGARMAENISYYVITAFVLVYAVEHAALGKQTALNAVLIASAVHFAVIPAWGALSDRVGRRPVYLLGAAGVGLWAFPFFALIDTKSFPALLLAVTGGLVLHGAMYAPQAAFFSEMFATRMRYSGASIGAQFASVAAGAPAPLIATALLAAYDSSVPISLYVIAAALLTLVAVGVAKETRGRDLDAVESGTAEDAPLARSAHAG from the coding sequence ATGGCAACCCCGGCACCCGCGCCCACCGCACCCGGCTCGCTCCGCAGAATCGTCGCGGCGAGCCTCATCGGCACCACCATCGAGTGGTACGACTTCTTCCTCTACGGCTCCGCCGCCGCGCTGGTCTTCAACAAGCTGTTCTTCCCCAACGAGGAACCCCTGGTCGGCACGCTGCTGTCGTTCCTCACCTACGCGGTCGGCTTCGCCGCCCGCCCGGTGGGCGCCCTCGTCTTCGGCCACTACGGGGACCGCCTCGGCCGCAAGCGGCTGCTCGTGCTGAGCCTGCTGCTCATGGGTGGCGCGACCTTCTGCATCGGCCTGCTGCCGACGTTCTCCACGATCGGCGTCGCCGCTCCGGTGCTGCTCACCATGCTCCGCCTCGTGCAGGGCTTCGCGCTCGGCGGCGAGTGGGGCGGCGCGGTGCTGCTGGTCTCGGAGCACGGCGACGCCAAGCGGCGCGGGTTCTGGGCCTCGTGGCCGCAGACGGGCGCGCCGGCCGGGCAGCTGCTCGCCACCGGTGTGCTGTCGGCGCTGACCGCGCTGCTCTCGGACGACGCGTTCACCTCGTGGGGCTGGCGGATCCCGTTCCTCCTCTCGGGCGTGCTCGTGATGGTGGGGCTGTGGATCCGGCTGTCGGTCGACGAGTCCCCCGTGTTCAAGGCGGCGCTGGCCAGGGCGGAGGCCCGCAAGGCGGAGGAGTCCACGATCGAGCGGCTGCCGCTGGTGTCGGTCCTGCGCGACCACTGGCGGGACGTCCTGGTGGCGATGGGTGCCCGCATGGCGGAGAACATCAGCTACTACGTCATCACCGCCTTCGTCCTCGTCTACGCCGTCGAGCACGCGGCCCTGGGCAAGCAGACCGCGCTGAACGCCGTGCTCATCGCCTCCGCGGTGCACTTCGCCGTCATCCCGGCCTGGGGCGCGCTCTCCGACCGCGTCGGGCGCAGGCCGGTGTACCTGCTGGGCGCGGCGGGCGTCGGCCTGTGGGCCTTCCCGTTCTTCGCGCTGATCGACACAAAGAGCTTCCCGGCCCTGCTGCTGGCCGTCACGGGCGGCCTGGTGCTGCACGGCGCCATGTACGCGCCGCAGGCGGCCTTCTTCTCCGAGATGTTCGCGACCCGCATGCGCTACTCCGGGGCCTCGATCGGCGCCCAGTTCGCCTCCGTGGCCGCGGGCGCCCCGGCTCCGCTCATCGCGACCGCGCTGCTCGCGGCCTACGACAGCTCGGTCCCCATCTCGCTGTACGTCATCGCCGCCGCGCTGCTCACGCTGGTCGCGGTCGGGGTGGCCAAGGAGACGCGCGGCCGGGACCTCGACGCCGTCGAGTCGGGGACCGCTGAGGACGCCCCGCTGGCCCGGTCGGCCCACGCGGGCTGA
- a CDS encoding NADP-dependent isocitrate dehydrogenase: MTDSTIIYTHTDEAPALATYSFLPVIQAYASTAGVAVETRDISLAGRIIASFPEYLEEGQRIADALAELGELAKTPAANIIKLPNVSASIPQLKAAVAELQAQGYALPDYPDDPKSDEDKYVRARYDKIKGSAVNPVLREGNSDRRAPASVKNYAKAHPHRMGAWSADSKTNVAHMTADDFRSTEKSAVIAEDGALRIELVGDDGTTTVLRESVPVLAGEVVDASVMRVAVLREFLGEQVARAKAEDVLFSVHLKATMMKVSDPIVFGHVVRAFFPKTFAQYGETFAAAGLTPNDGLGGILKGVESLADGAAIKASFEAELAEGPALAMVDSDRGITNLHVPSDVIVDASMPAMIRTSGHMWGPDGQEADTLAVLPDSSYAGIYQAVIDDCRAHGAFDPATMGSVPNVGLMAQKAEEYGSHDKTFEIQHTGTVRLVDQAGNVVLEQAVSAGDIFRACQTKDAPIKDWVKLAVTRARATGDPAVFWLDEERAHDANLITKVKQYLTEHDTEGLRIEIKSPVEAIKFSLDRIRRGEDTISVTGNVLRDYLTDLFPILELGTSAKMLSVVPLMNGGGLFETGAGGSAPKHVQQLVKENYLRWDSLGEFLALAVSFEHLATTTGNARAQVLADTLDRATGTFLNEDKSPSRRLGGIDNRGSHFYLAMYWAQELAGQTDDAELAKAFGPLAQTLTEREQVIVDELIAVQGSPAEIGGYYQPDPAKAAAVMRPSATFNEALATLA, encoded by the coding sequence GTGACTGACTCGACCATCATCTATACGCACACCGACGAGGCGCCGGCGCTGGCGACGTACTCGTTCCTGCCCGTGATCCAGGCGTACGCCTCCACGGCCGGAGTCGCCGTGGAGACCCGTGACATCTCCCTGGCCGGGCGCATCATCGCGAGCTTCCCCGAGTACCTGGAGGAGGGCCAGCGCATCGCCGACGCCCTCGCCGAGCTCGGCGAGCTCGCCAAGACCCCGGCCGCGAACATCATCAAGCTGCCGAACGTCTCGGCCTCGATCCCGCAGCTGAAGGCCGCGGTCGCCGAGCTGCAGGCGCAGGGCTACGCGCTGCCGGACTACCCGGACGACCCGAAGTCCGACGAGGACAAGTACGTCCGCGCCCGCTACGACAAGATCAAGGGCAGCGCCGTCAACCCCGTCCTGCGCGAGGGCAACTCCGACCGCCGCGCCCCCGCGTCGGTCAAGAACTACGCCAAGGCGCACCCGCACCGCATGGGCGCGTGGTCGGCCGACTCGAAGACGAACGTCGCGCACATGACCGCCGACGACTTCCGTTCCACGGAGAAGTCCGCCGTCATCGCCGAGGACGGCGCGCTGCGCATCGAGCTGGTCGGCGACGACGGCACGACCACCGTGCTGCGCGAGTCGGTGCCGGTGCTCGCGGGCGAGGTCGTGGACGCCTCCGTCATGCGCGTCGCCGTGCTGCGCGAGTTCCTCGGCGAGCAGGTCGCCCGCGCCAAGGCCGAGGACGTCCTGTTCTCGGTGCACCTGAAGGCGACGATGATGAAGGTCTCCGACCCCATCGTCTTCGGCCACGTGGTCCGCGCCTTCTTCCCCAAGACCTTCGCCCAGTACGGCGAGACCTTCGCGGCGGCCGGCCTCACCCCGAACGACGGCCTCGGCGGCATCCTCAAGGGCGTCGAGTCCCTGGCCGACGGCGCGGCGATCAAGGCCTCCTTCGAGGCGGAGCTGGCCGAGGGCCCGGCCCTGGCCATGGTCGACTCCGACCGCGGCATCACCAACCTGCACGTCCCGAGCGACGTCATCGTCGACGCCTCGATGCCGGCCATGATCCGCACCTCCGGCCACATGTGGGGCCCGGACGGCCAGGAGGCCGACACCCTCGCGGTGCTCCCGGACAGCAGCTACGCCGGCATCTACCAGGCCGTCATCGACGACTGCCGCGCGCACGGCGCCTTCGACCCGGCCACGATGGGCTCGGTGCCCAACGTCGGCCTCATGGCGCAGAAGGCCGAGGAGTACGGCAGCCACGACAAGACCTTCGAGATCCAGCACACCGGCACCGTCCGCCTGGTCGACCAGGCCGGGAACGTCGTCCTGGAGCAGGCCGTCTCCGCCGGCGACATCTTCCGCGCCTGCCAGACCAAGGACGCGCCGATCAAGGACTGGGTCAAGCTCGCCGTCACCCGCGCCCGCGCGACCGGCGACCCGGCGGTGTTCTGGCTGGACGAGGAGCGCGCCCACGACGCGAACCTCATCACCAAGGTGAAGCAGTACCTGACGGAGCACGACACCGAGGGCCTGCGGATCGAGATCAAGTCCCCGGTCGAGGCGATCAAGTTCTCCCTCGACCGCATCCGCCGCGGCGAGGACACGATCTCCGTCACCGGCAACGTGCTGCGCGACTACCTGACCGACCTCTTCCCGATCCTGGAGCTGGGCACCAGCGCCAAGATGCTGTCGGTCGTGCCGCTGATGAACGGCGGCGGCCTCTTCGAGACCGGCGCCGGCGGCTCCGCGCCCAAGCACGTCCAGCAGCTGGTCAAGGAGAACTACCTGCGCTGGGACAGCCTCGGCGAGTTCCTCGCGCTCGCGGTCAGCTTCGAGCACCTGGCGACCACCACGGGCAACGCCCGCGCCCAGGTCCTGGCCGACACCCTCGACCGCGCCACGGGCACCTTCCTCAACGAGGACAAGTCGCCCAGCCGCCGGCTCGGCGGCATCGACAACCGCGGCAGCCACTTCTACCTGGCGATGTACTGGGCCCAGGAGCTGGCCGGGCAGACGGACGACGCCGAGCTGGCCAAGGCCTTCGGCCCGCTCGCCCAGACGCTGACCGAGAGGGAGCAGGTGATCGTCGACGAGCTGATCGCCGTGCAGGGCTCTCCGGCAGAGATCGGCGGCTACTACCAGCCCGACCCGGCCAAGGCCGCGGCCGTCATGCGTCCGTCCGCGACCTTCAACGAGGCGCTGGCGACCCTCGCCTGA
- a CDS encoding 3-hydroxybutyrate dehydrogenase: MTPTPPVPRPAAGPVPPSGSPDLDGRTALVTGAAGGIGRACVLRLAAAGAKVRAADRDAEGLAELAEQATAGGRRGAVETVTLDLTDLDAAEQAAAGTDILVNNAGLQLVRPIEDFPPDVFATVLRVMLEAPFRLIRGALPHMYGQGWGRIVNISSVHGLRASAYKSAYVSAKHGLEGLSKTAALEGAARGVTSNCISPAYVRTPLVERQIADQAAAHGIDPERVVTEIMLADSAVKRLVEPEEVAELTAYLCSPQASFITGASLTMDGGWTAH; this comes from the coding sequence ATGACGCCCACGCCCCCCGTGCCCCGTCCCGCAGCAGGCCCCGTCCCGCCGTCCGGGTCGCCGGACCTGGACGGACGCACCGCGCTCGTCACCGGCGCCGCCGGCGGCATCGGCCGCGCGTGCGTCCTGCGCCTGGCCGCCGCAGGCGCCAAGGTGCGGGCCGCCGACCGGGACGCCGAAGGCCTGGCCGAGCTCGCGGAACAGGCCACGGCGGGCGGCCGCCGCGGCGCCGTCGAGACCGTGACGCTGGACCTGACCGACCTCGACGCCGCCGAGCAGGCCGCCGCGGGCACCGACATCCTGGTCAACAACGCCGGGCTGCAGCTCGTCCGCCCCATCGAGGACTTCCCGCCCGACGTCTTCGCCACGGTGCTGCGGGTGATGCTGGAGGCGCCCTTCCGGCTGATCCGGGGGGCGCTGCCGCACATGTACGGACAGGGCTGGGGCCGGATCGTGAACATCTCCTCCGTCCACGGCCTGCGGGCCTCGGCCTACAAGAGCGCCTACGTCTCGGCCAAGCACGGGCTGGAGGGGCTGTCCAAGACCGCCGCCCTGGAGGGCGCCGCGCGCGGCGTCACCTCGAACTGCATCAGCCCCGCCTATGTGCGCACGCCGCTCGTCGAGCGGCAGATCGCCGACCAGGCGGCCGCGCACGGCATCGATCCCGAGCGGGTCGTCACCGAGATCATGCTCGCCGACTCCGCCGTGAAGCGGCTGGTGGAGCCGGAGGAGGTCGCCGAGCTGACCGCCTACCTCTGCTCGCCGCAGGCGTCCTTCATCACCGGTGCCTCGCTCACCATGGACGGTGGATGGACGGCACACTGA
- a CDS encoding SRPBCC domain-containing protein produces the protein MSKEFEIVREFETEASPEEVWEAVTTGSAGWLWPQEFEPRKGGAAPFGGTLTAWDPPHHLIARSESPEGVDNQFFNQLEHVVEEREGGGAWVRYVHSGVFVDDWDNQYDGASKHTDFYLHTLRQYLTHFTGRPAAFATVGGPAASTAPDALEAVSRALGVPDDAAEGAVVRVELPGAGPVEAVVDYRDRYFVGLRTGDAMYRVFGRNHFGAPVGVSVHDFAPGADGERAGQRWQAWLDGVFA, from the coding sequence ATGTCCAAGGAATTCGAGATCGTCCGCGAGTTCGAGACCGAGGCGAGCCCGGAGGAGGTCTGGGAGGCCGTCACCACCGGTTCCGCCGGCTGGCTGTGGCCCCAGGAGTTCGAGCCGCGCAAGGGCGGCGCCGCGCCCTTCGGCGGCACCCTCACCGCCTGGGACCCGCCGCACCACCTGATCGCCCGGTCGGAGAGCCCGGAGGGCGTCGACAACCAGTTCTTCAACCAGCTCGAGCACGTCGTCGAGGAGCGCGAGGGCGGCGGTGCCTGGGTGCGCTACGTGCACAGCGGCGTCTTCGTCGACGACTGGGACAACCAGTACGACGGCGCGAGCAAGCACACCGACTTCTACCTGCACACCCTGCGCCAGTACCTGACCCACTTCACCGGGCGGCCGGCCGCCTTCGCCACCGTGGGCGGCCCCGCCGCGTCCACCGCGCCGGACGCCCTCGAGGCCGTCAGCCGCGCCCTCGGGGTGCCGGACGACGCGGCCGAGGGCGCCGTGGTGCGTGTCGAACTGCCCGGCGCCGGGCCGGTGGAGGCCGTGGTCGACTACCGCGACCGGTACTTCGTCGGCCTGCGGACCGGCGACGCGATGTACCGGGTCTTCGGCCGCAACCACTTCGGCGCCCCGGTCGGCGTGAGCGTGCACGACTTCGCCCCCGGCGCCGACGGCGAGCGGGCCGGGCAGCGCTGGCAGGCGTGGCTGGACGGCGTCTTCGCGTAA
- a CDS encoding helix-turn-helix domain-containing protein: MLDVSVIEDSAAAAATLDPVRARLLAELAEGPASAAMLAARVGLPRQKVNYHLRTLEAHGLVELAGERRKGNVTERLMRATAASYVISPLALAAVQPDPGRFRDQLSARWLLAVAARLVRDVGTLITGAARARKRLATYALDGEVRFASAADRAAFVEELTRGVSALIAKYHDADGEGGREHRIVVALHPTVKEPGPPSGPSGESAPAVGRATPAAVEESP, from the coding sequence ATGTTGGACGTGAGCGTGATCGAGGACTCGGCGGCCGCCGCCGCCACGCTGGACCCCGTACGGGCCCGCCTCCTCGCCGAGCTGGCGGAGGGGCCGGCGTCGGCGGCCATGCTCGCCGCCCGGGTCGGGCTGCCGCGGCAGAAGGTGAACTACCACCTGCGGACGCTGGAGGCGCACGGCCTGGTCGAGCTTGCCGGCGAACGCCGGAAGGGCAACGTCACCGAACGGCTGATGCGGGCCACCGCGGCCTCGTACGTGATCTCCCCGCTCGCGCTCGCCGCCGTCCAGCCGGACCCCGGGCGCTTCCGCGACCAGCTGTCCGCGCGCTGGCTGCTGGCCGTCGCCGCCCGGCTCGTCCGCGACGTCGGCACCCTGATCACCGGTGCGGCCAGGGCCCGCAAGCGGCTCGCGACGTACGCCCTCGACGGAGAGGTGCGCTTCGCCTCCGCCGCCGACCGGGCCGCGTTCGTGGAGGAGCTGACCCGCGGGGTGAGCGCGCTGATCGCCAAGTACCACGACGCTGACGGCGAGGGCGGTCGCGAGCACCGCATCGTGGTCGCGCTCCACCCCACCGTCAAGGAACCCGGTCCCCCGTCCGGGCCGTCCGGGGAGTCCGCACCGGCCGTCGGGCGGGCCACGCCGGCCGCCGTCGAGGAGTCCCCGTGA
- the hydA gene encoding dihydropyrimidinase, whose amino-acid sequence MSRTLIRGGLVVTAAEEVHADVLVEDERIVALATTGSTVAEGWTADTVIDATGTYVIPGGVDAHTHMELPFGGTHASDTFETGTRAAAWGGTTTIVDFAVQSVGESLRAGLDAWHAKAEGNCAVDYAFHMIVSDVNENSLKEMDLLVDEGVTSFKLFMAYPGVFYSDDGKILRAMQRGAANGGLVMMHAENGIAIDVLVEQALAAGKTDPRYHGEVRRELLEAEATHRAIRLAEVAGAPLYVVHVSAQQAVAELATARDRGLNVFAETCPQYLFLSTDNLAEPDFEGAKYVCSTPLRPREHQTELWKGLRTNDLQVVSTDHCPFCFVGQKELGRGDFSKIPNGLPGVENRMDLLHQAVVDGHISRRRWIEIACATPARMFGLYPRKGTIAPGADADIVVYDPDAEQVMSASTHHMNVDYSAYEGRRVRGKARTVMSRGTVVVDQDRYLGRAGHGRYQTRETCQYLV is encoded by the coding sequence GTGAGCCGAACCCTGATCCGCGGCGGACTGGTCGTCACCGCCGCTGAGGAGGTCCACGCCGACGTCCTCGTCGAGGACGAGAGGATCGTCGCCCTCGCCACCACCGGCAGCACGGTCGCCGAGGGCTGGACGGCCGACACCGTGATCGACGCGACCGGGACGTACGTCATCCCGGGCGGTGTCGACGCGCACACCCACATGGAGCTGCCCTTCGGCGGCACCCACGCCTCGGACACCTTCGAGACCGGCACCCGGGCCGCCGCCTGGGGCGGTACGACGACGATCGTGGACTTCGCCGTCCAGTCGGTGGGCGAGTCGCTGCGTGCCGGACTCGACGCCTGGCACGCCAAGGCCGAGGGCAACTGCGCCGTCGACTACGCGTTCCACATGATCGTGTCGGACGTCAACGAGAACAGCCTCAAGGAGATGGACCTCCTCGTCGACGAAGGGGTCACCTCCTTCAAGCTGTTCATGGCCTACCCCGGCGTCTTCTACAGCGACGACGGCAAGATCCTGCGGGCCATGCAGCGTGGCGCGGCCAACGGCGGCCTGGTCATGATGCACGCGGAGAACGGCATCGCCATCGACGTCCTGGTCGAGCAGGCGCTGGCCGCGGGCAAGACCGACCCCCGCTACCACGGCGAGGTCCGGCGGGAGTTGCTGGAGGCCGAGGCGACCCACCGGGCCATCCGGCTGGCCGAGGTGGCCGGTGCGCCGCTCTACGTCGTCCACGTCTCTGCCCAGCAGGCGGTCGCGGAGCTGGCCACGGCACGCGACCGCGGCCTCAACGTCTTCGCCGAGACGTGCCCGCAGTACCTGTTCCTGTCCACGGACAACCTGGCCGAGCCGGACTTCGAGGGCGCCAAGTACGTCTGTTCCACGCCGCTGCGGCCCAGGGAGCACCAGACGGAGCTGTGGAAGGGTCTGCGGACCAACGACCTGCAGGTGGTGTCCACGGACCACTGCCCGTTCTGCTTCGTGGGGCAGAAGGAGCTGGGCCGGGGTGACTTCTCCAAGATCCCCAACGGTCTGCCGGGGGTGGAGAACCGGATGGACCTACTCCATCAGGCGGTGGTGGACGGGCACATCAGCCGGCGCCGGTGGATCGAGATCGCCTGCGCGACCCCGGCGCGGATGTTCGGGCTGTATCCGCGCAAGGGCACCATCGCGCCGGGCGCGGACGCCGACATCGTCGTCTACGACCCCGATGCGGAGCAGGTCATGTCCGCCTCCACGCACCACATGAACGTCGACTACTCGGCCTACGAGGGCCGGCGCGTACGCGGCAAGGCCCGCACCGTGATGTCGCGCGGCACCGTCGTCGTCGACCAGGACCGCTACCTGGGCCGGGCCGGCCACGGCCGCTACCAGACCCGCGAGACCTGCCAGTACCTCGTCTAG